In one window of Qipengyuania profundimaris DNA:
- a CDS encoding glycoside hydrolase: protein MPGSRATRRRSALALLFATALSSCATGPTAPSPELSAPPFYTKQVTARGIPILSSVKVPDEALFAARNMAQGMFAHRPELAEWLAANDYRVAIMAVDEALLDLPENADWTKPAFDDPRLTRCERKLYDTRIGRLSDREYWDNRARAIGGERTVGSEEDVLGLPVSRYFGETIFVHEMAHNVLFAIHAVDPALYARVQAAYDNALATNLWLNEYTTTTIQEYWAEGTQFWFDSNRLQAFDGRRILNHQDLAAYDPQLYAALAEAYGDNHRLESDPFWQHPARVPPGPPPENTAEEC from the coding sequence TTGCCCGGCAGCCGCGCGACTAGAAGGCGCAGCGCCCTCGCGCTGTTGTTCGCTACCGCGCTGTCATCCTGCGCGACCGGGCCGACAGCGCCGTCGCCTGAGCTGAGCGCACCGCCGTTCTACACCAAGCAAGTGACCGCGCGCGGCATCCCGATCCTGTCCTCCGTCAAGGTGCCTGACGAAGCGCTCTTCGCCGCCCGCAACATGGCGCAAGGCATGTTCGCGCACCGGCCTGAACTCGCCGAATGGCTCGCGGCGAACGATTACCGCGTCGCGATCATGGCAGTAGACGAAGCGCTGCTCGACCTGCCGGAGAATGCCGACTGGACCAAGCCCGCCTTCGACGATCCGCGTCTCACGCGGTGCGAGCGCAAACTCTACGACACGCGCATCGGGCGGCTTTCGGATCGCGAATATTGGGACAACCGCGCCCGTGCTATTGGGGGCGAGCGGACGGTCGGTTCGGAAGAGGACGTGCTCGGCCTGCCCGTCAGCCGCTATTTCGGCGAAACGATCTTCGTCCACGAGATGGCGCACAATGTCCTATTTGCGATCCATGCCGTCGATCCGGCACTCTACGCGCGGGTGCAGGCGGCGTACGACAATGCGCTTGCGACCAATCTCTGGCTCAACGAATATACGACGACGACCATCCAGGAGTATTGGGCGGAAGGCACGCAGTTCTGGTTCGATTCCAACCGCCTGCAAGCCTTCGATGGGCGGCGCATCCTGAACCACCAGGACCTCGCCGCTTACGATCCGCAGCTCTATGCGGCACTGGCCGAAGCGTATGGCGACAATCACCGCCTTGAAAGCGACCCGTTCTGGCAGCACCCTGCCCGCGTCCCGCCAGGGCCGCCGCCGGAAAACACCGCCGAAGAGTGTTAG
- a CDS encoding M20/M25/M40 family metallo-hydrolase has translation MRIAGLAAGAIAAALLASPLSAQLSAPEQVAVQAVDAGFERDVNALEQITRVNSGTHNHEGVKAVADMLMPAFEELGFTVQWIDQSAAGRAGHLFARRLGDPDTKRILMIGHLDTVFEPSSPFTGFMRDGDRAVGPGILDDKGGVIVILSALRAMQAAGTLDGANIVVALTGDEEDAGDPLEEARCDLIEAGQWADVALGFEGLSTLDGNDAGVIARRSSSNWTLTTRSASGHSSGIFSGSSGYGAVYEMVRILDRFRAELPEENATFNVGLIAGGTPAELAEDELSATTEGKTNIIPSVAVARGDLRTLTPEQDERIVAKMRAIVADNLPGTSAEFDFESRYPPMAPTDGNRDLLAQLNRINADLGLDEQQPYPPSRRGAADISFVAPYVDGLAGMGPGGGGSHAEGEYIDLPTIARQAMRTAILVGRLARQPRD, from the coding sequence ATGCGGATTGCGGGACTGGCAGCGGGCGCGATTGCAGCAGCCCTGCTTGCCAGCCCGCTATCGGCGCAGCTTTCCGCGCCCGAACAGGTGGCCGTCCAGGCTGTCGATGCAGGCTTCGAGCGCGACGTGAATGCGCTCGAGCAGATCACCCGCGTCAACTCGGGCACGCATAATCACGAAGGCGTGAAGGCCGTCGCGGATATGCTGATGCCGGCATTCGAAGAGCTCGGTTTCACGGTCCAGTGGATCGACCAGTCGGCGGCGGGCCGTGCGGGGCACCTCTTCGCCCGTCGTCTCGGCGATCCCGATACCAAGCGCATCCTGATGATCGGGCACCTCGATACGGTGTTCGAGCCGTCCTCCCCCTTCACCGGTTTCATGCGTGATGGCGACCGGGCCGTCGGACCCGGCATTCTCGACGACAAGGGCGGGGTCATCGTCATCCTCTCGGCTCTGCGCGCCATGCAGGCCGCCGGAACGCTGGACGGTGCGAATATCGTCGTGGCGCTGACCGGCGACGAGGAAGATGCGGGCGACCCACTGGAAGAGGCCCGCTGCGATCTGATTGAGGCAGGGCAATGGGCGGATGTGGCTCTGGGGTTCGAGGGGCTTTCGACGCTCGACGGCAACGACGCAGGCGTGATCGCGCGCCGGTCTTCGTCCAACTGGACGCTGACCACGCGGTCGGCCAGCGGTCATAGCTCCGGCATTTTCTCCGGGAGTTCCGGCTACGGCGCAGTCTACGAGATGGTCCGCATCCTCGACCGTTTCCGGGCCGAGCTGCCGGAAGAGAACGCGACGTTCAATGTCGGCTTGATTGCCGGCGGAACTCCTGCCGAGCTGGCGGAGGATGAGCTCTCCGCGACGACCGAAGGCAAGACCAACATCATTCCCTCCGTGGCCGTGGCGCGCGGGGATCTCCGCACGCTGACGCCCGAGCAGGACGAGCGGATCGTGGCGAAGATGCGAGCCATCGTGGCGGACAACCTGCCCGGCACCAGCGCCGAGTTCGACTTCGAGTCCCGCTACCCGCCGATGGCCCCGACCGACGGCAATCGCGACCTTCTCGCGCAGCTCAATCGCATCAATGCCGATCTCGGGCTGGATGAACAGCAACCCTATCCGCCCTCGCGCCGCGGCGCTGCGGACATCAGTTTCGTCGCGCCTTATGTCGATGGATTGGCGGGCATGGGGCCGGGCGGCGGCGGCAGCCATGCCGAGGGCGAATATATCGACCTGCCCACGATCGCGCGGCAGGCCATGCGCACAGCGATCCTGGTTGGCAGGCTTGCCCGGCAGCCGCGCGACTAG
- the sdhA gene encoding succinate dehydrogenase flavoprotein subunit: MASSDTFTIGDRAYPIVDHTYDVVVVGAGGSGLRATMGTAEAGLKTANISKVFPTRSHTVAAQGGIAASLGNNSPDHWSWHMYDTVKGSDWLGDQDAIEYLVREAPQAVYELEHAGVPFSRNDDGTIYQRPFGGHMQNMGEGPPVQRTCAAADRTGHAMLHALYQQSLKYDADFFIEYFALDLIMKDTPEGKICVGVIAMCLDDGTIHRFRAKAVVLATGGYGRCYFTATSAHTCTGDGGGMVLRAGLPLQDMEFVQFHPTGIYGAGVLITEGARGEGGYLTNSEGERFMERYAPSAKDLASRDVVSRSMALEMREGRGVGPEKDHIYLHLDHIDPAVLAQRLPGITESGKIFAGVDLTREPLPVTPTVHYNMGGIPCNFHGEVMAGDKADPEKIVPGLFAVGEAACVSVHGANRLGSNSLIDLVVFGRATGHRLRDLIKPGTSHDELPGDSAEMSLSRLDHFRYADGSTPTAALRADMQKTMTRHAAVFRDSKLMAEGVENLKQINKRMEDVKVFDRSLIWNSDLIETLELDNLMAQANVTMASAENRKESRGAHAHEDFPERNDAEWMKHTIAWFDGWGGNGGGVKIDYRPVHEYTLTDDIKYIEPKKRVY, translated from the coding sequence ATGGCCAGCAGCGACACTTTCACCATCGGCGACCGAGCCTATCCGATCGTCGACCACACCTACGATGTCGTCGTCGTGGGCGCTGGCGGCAGCGGGCTGCGTGCTACCATGGGCACAGCCGAGGCGGGGCTGAAGACGGCGAACATCTCCAAGGTGTTCCCCACGCGTTCGCACACCGTGGCAGCGCAAGGCGGCATCGCGGCTTCGCTGGGCAACAATTCGCCAGACCACTGGTCATGGCACATGTACGATACCGTGAAGGGCTCCGACTGGCTCGGCGACCAGGACGCGATCGAATATCTCGTGCGCGAGGCCCCGCAGGCGGTCTACGAACTGGAGCACGCCGGCGTGCCCTTCAGCCGCAACGATGACGGGACGATCTATCAGCGCCCCTTTGGCGGCCACATGCAGAACATGGGCGAAGGCCCGCCGGTGCAGCGCACTTGCGCCGCCGCCGACCGTACCGGCCACGCCATGCTGCACGCGCTCTACCAGCAGAGCCTGAAATACGATGCGGACTTCTTCATCGAGTATTTCGCACTCGACCTGATCATGAAGGACACGCCCGAGGGCAAAATCTGCGTCGGCGTGATCGCGATGTGCCTGGATGACGGGACGATCCACCGCTTCCGCGCCAAGGCCGTGGTGCTGGCCACCGGCGGCTATGGCCGCTGCTACTTCACCGCGACCAGCGCCCACACCTGCACCGGCGATGGCGGCGGCATGGTGCTGCGCGCGGGACTCCCGCTGCAGGACATGGAATTCGTCCAGTTCCACCCGACCGGCATTTACGGCGCGGGCGTGCTCATCACCGAGGGCGCGCGCGGCGAGGGCGGATACCTTACCAACTCCGAAGGTGAGCGGTTCATGGAACGCTATGCGCCGAGCGCGAAGGACCTCGCTTCGCGCGACGTCGTCAGCCGCTCGATGGCGTTGGAGATGCGCGAAGGGCGCGGCGTCGGTCCGGAAAAGGACCACATCTACCTCCACCTCGACCACATCGATCCCGCCGTGCTAGCCCAGCGCTTGCCGGGCATTACGGAGAGCGGCAAGATCTTCGCCGGCGTCGACCTGACCCGCGAGCCGCTGCCGGTGACGCCGACCGTGCATTACAACATGGGCGGGATCCCCTGTAACTTCCACGGCGAAGTGATGGCGGGCGACAAGGCCGATCCGGAAAAGATCGTCCCCGGCCTGTTCGCCGTGGGCGAGGCAGCCTGCGTGTCGGTCCATGGCGCCAACCGCCTTGGCTCGAACTCGCTGATCGACCTCGTGGTGTTCGGCCGCGCGACCGGCCACCGCCTGCGCGACCTGATCAAGCCCGGCACCAGCCATGACGAGTTGCCCGGAGACAGCGCCGAAATGTCGCTGAGCCGCCTCGACCACTTCCGCTATGCCGACGGCAGCACACCGACAGCGGCGCTGCGCGCAGACATGCAGAAGACCATGACCCGCCACGCGGCGGTCTTCCGCGACAGCAAGCTGATGGCCGAGGGCGTCGAGAACCTGAAGCAGATCAACAAGCGGATGGAGGACGTGAAGGTCTTCGACCGCTCGCTCATTTGGAACAGCGACCTCATCGAAACGCTCGAGCTCGACAATCTCATGGCGCAGGCCAATGTCACGATGGCCTCGGCGGAAAACCGCAAGGAAAGCCGCGGTGCCCACGCGCATGAGGACTTCCCCGAGCGCAACGATGCCGAGTGGATGAAGCACACAATCGCCTGGTTCGATGGCTGGGGTGGAAACGGCGGCGGCGTGAAGATCGATTACCGCCCGGTGCACGAATACACGCTGACCGACGACATCAAATATATCGAGCCGAAGAAGCGGGTTTACTGA
- the sdhD gene encoding succinate dehydrogenase, hydrophobic membrane anchor protein, producing the protein MGNGTSIGRVRGLGSAHEGAHHWLLQRFTAVGNLVLMLFLVISLALLPSYDYATMTGWASQTLPATALALLVISVFWHARLGLQVLIEDYVHDAGTKFGTLVLLNLATIGGAAFGIVSIARLALGGAA; encoded by the coding sequence ATGGGTAATGGAACCTCCATCGGACGCGTGCGCGGGCTCGGCTCGGCGCATGAAGGCGCGCATCATTGGCTGCTGCAGCGCTTTACCGCCGTCGGCAACCTGGTGCTGATGCTGTTTCTCGTCATCAGCCTCGCGCTGCTGCCGAGCTATGATTACGCAACCATGACCGGCTGGGCCTCGCAGACGCTACCCGCCACGGCGCTGGCGCTGCTGGTGATCTCGGTCTTCTGGCACGCGCGGCTCGGCCTGCAGGTGCTGATCGAGGATTATGTCCATGACGCCGGCACCAAGTTCGGCACTCTTGTTCTTCTCAACCTTGCAACCATCGGCGGCGCGGCCTTCGGCATCGTGTCCATCGCGCGCCTCGCCCTTGGAGGAGCCGCCTGA
- the sdhC gene encoding succinate dehydrogenase, cytochrome b556 subunit, with product MANRPMAPHLQVWKWGPHMAISILHRITGDGMATVGLGVLLWWLGAMAGGPEAYATFESVMGSPIGMIVLVGLSWAFFTHMMSGLRHFVLDIGAGYELDTNKTWSIVAPLIALFMTAALWAVIFLNLLK from the coding sequence ATGGCAAACCGGCCAATGGCGCCACATCTGCAAGTCTGGAAATGGGGCCCGCACATGGCGATCTCCATCCTCCACCGCATCACCGGCGACGGCATGGCGACCGTCGGCCTCGGCGTATTGCTGTGGTGGCTGGGCGCGATGGCCGGCGGTCCGGAAGCCTATGCGACCTTCGAAAGCGTCATGGGCTCGCCCATCGGCATGATCGTCCTAGTCGGCCTCAGCTGGGCTTTCTTCACCCACATGATGAGCGGCCTGCGCCATTTCGTGCTCGACATCGGTGCGGGCTACGAACTCGACACCAACAAGACGTGGTCGATCGTGGCACCGCTGATCGCCCTGTTCATGACGGCCGCGCTGTGGGCCGTCATCTTCCTCAATCTCCTGAAGTGA
- a CDS encoding SDR family NAD(P)-dependent oxidoreductase yields the protein MTCILLTGSSRGIGAAAKTLFEARGVKTVGQATSSSAVDTVPADFTDPGAPHELWEAALARAGGEIDVLVNNAGLFDPNPLDRSDIEWLDAWEDTLRINLTAAAQLSRFAVRHWQERGVGGRIVHVASRAGHRGDSPAHWHYAAAKGGMLAMHKTIARQYASEGILSFAITPGFTDTAMAGDYLESRGGPGLLADIPLGRVAQPEEIGKLIEFCALDAPPSMTGATLDANGASYVR from the coding sequence ATGACATGCATCTTGCTCACAGGCTCCTCGCGCGGAATCGGCGCAGCGGCCAAGACCCTGTTCGAAGCGCGCGGCGTGAAAACCGTCGGCCAGGCGACCTCCAGTAGTGCGGTCGACACTGTGCCCGCCGACTTCACCGATCCCGGTGCCCCGCACGAATTATGGGAAGCCGCGCTCGCCCGGGCGGGTGGAGAGATCGACGTGCTGGTCAACAATGCCGGGCTGTTCGATCCCAACCCGCTCGACCGGTCGGACATCGAATGGCTCGATGCGTGGGAAGATACGCTGCGGATCAATCTCACCGCTGCCGCGCAGTTGAGTCGCTTCGCCGTGCGCCACTGGCAGGAGCGCGGTGTCGGCGGCAGGATCGTCCACGTCGCCAGCCGCGCAGGCCATCGTGGCGATTCTCCGGCGCATTGGCACTACGCTGCTGCCAAGGGTGGAATGCTCGCGATGCACAAGACGATAGCGCGTCAATATGCCAGCGAAGGCATCCTGAGCTTCGCAATCACGCCGGGCTTTACCGATACTGCGATGGCGGGCGACTATCTGGAAAGCCGCGGCGGGCCGGGCCTGCTCGCCGACATCCCGCTCGGCCGCGTCGCGCAGCCGGAGGAGATCGGCAAACTGATCGAATTCTGCGCCCTCGACGCGCCGCCCAGCATGACCGGGGCGACGCTCGACGCCAATGGAGCCAGCTATGTTCGCTAG
- the bla gene encoding subclass B3 metallo-beta-lactamase — protein MFARIAPLLLLAGCTAAHTPQPAALPALPQAGLSSTQFAEQCEPWDEWDKPAPPFRILGNSWYVGTCGIASILIADPAGHVLIDSGTEKGAEVVLANLRTIGVDPKDVRYILASHEHFDHVGGHAVLAAATGAEIVASAEAAPVLQTGKVLPDDPQADAGHPDMTPVTVARIVADGEVLTLGDIAITAHLTPGHSPGATSWTWTACSDPDEPPVCRRLAYVDSLSPVSADSYRFSDHPDVVGTFRSSLARVAALPCDELLTPHPSASQMIQKLRSGSLGVAGQCQAYARAIGERLDKRLAEEAAGG, from the coding sequence ATGTTCGCTAGGATTGCACCTCTATTGCTGCTGGCCGGGTGCACCGCAGCGCATACCCCTCAGCCCGCTGCCCTGCCCGCGCTCCCGCAGGCAGGGCTTTCTTCCACGCAATTCGCCGAGCAATGCGAGCCGTGGGACGAGTGGGATAAGCCCGCCCCGCCCTTCCGCATCCTCGGCAACAGCTGGTATGTCGGCACCTGCGGGATCGCCTCGATCCTGATCGCCGATCCGGCCGGGCATGTGCTGATCGACAGCGGGACCGAAAAAGGGGCCGAGGTCGTCCTCGCGAACCTGCGGACCATCGGCGTCGATCCGAAAGACGTGCGCTACATCCTCGCGAGCCACGAACATTTCGACCACGTCGGCGGGCACGCGGTGCTGGCGGCGGCGACCGGAGCGGAGATCGTCGCTTCGGCCGAAGCTGCGCCTGTCCTCCAAACCGGCAAGGTATTGCCCGATGACCCACAGGCCGATGCCGGACATCCGGACATGACGCCGGTGACGGTCGCGCGCATCGTGGCGGACGGCGAGGTACTAACACTAGGCGATATCGCGATTACAGCCCATCTCACGCCTGGTCATAGTCCGGGAGCGACGAGCTGGACCTGGACCGCCTGCTCCGACCCGGACGAGCCGCCGGTCTGCCGCCGCCTCGCCTATGTCGATAGCCTCTCGCCAGTCTCTGCGGACAGCTATCGCTTTAGCGATCATCCCGATGTCGTTGGAACCTTCCGCTCCAGCCTCGCCAGGGTCGCGGCCCTGCCCTGTGACGAATTGCTGACGCCGCACCCTTCCGCCAGCCAGATGATCCAGAAGCTGCGTAGCGGTTCGCTCGGCGTGGCCGGACAGTGCCAGGCCTACGCACGCGCGATCGGCGAACGGCTCGACAAGCGTCTTGCCGAGGAAGCTGCCGGTGGCTGA
- a CDS encoding 50S ribosomal protein L11 methyltransferase, translated as MADSWKIYTECSKDQATAALVAHEEDLDWPADWVVTGMEVADHLPDDWTFEVYLDHKPKPADIKRVAALFEGKAPALIGEKLPDTDWVVESQKGVDPIRAGRFHVRTPEHAADPELVDFVIPASQAFGTGQHQTTAGCLAMLDLMKREGVSARNIADIGTGTGLLAFAALHLWPNAKATASDIDAVCAGVVADNCELNGIPQGAGSGALTMVIANGMADALLEARGPYDLFIANILAGPLVELAPEFAAAMTPGANLLLAGLLETQEPQVRQAYRALGFRLARRLVNGDWSILWLRKSRVR; from the coding sequence GTGGCTGACAGCTGGAAGATCTACACCGAGTGCTCGAAGGATCAGGCGACGGCCGCGCTCGTCGCGCATGAGGAGGACCTCGACTGGCCGGCCGATTGGGTGGTGACCGGGATGGAGGTTGCCGACCACCTGCCGGACGATTGGACCTTCGAAGTCTATTTGGACCATAAGCCCAAACCAGCCGACATAAAGCGCGTCGCCGCCCTTTTCGAAGGCAAGGCACCCGCGCTGATCGGCGAGAAACTGCCCGACACCGACTGGGTGGTCGAAAGCCAGAAGGGCGTCGATCCGATCCGCGCGGGGCGCTTCCATGTTCGAACGCCGGAGCATGCGGCCGACCCCGAGCTGGTCGATTTCGTCATCCCCGCCAGCCAGGCTTTCGGGACCGGACAGCACCAGACCACTGCCGGTTGCCTCGCCATGCTCGACCTGATGAAGCGCGAGGGCGTGTCGGCGCGCAATATAGCCGATATCGGCACCGGCACCGGTCTGCTCGCCTTCGCCGCGCTGCACCTGTGGCCGAATGCGAAGGCGACCGCGTCCGACATCGATGCCGTTTGTGCAGGCGTCGTCGCCGACAATTGCGAGCTCAACGGCATTCCGCAAGGAGCCGGTTCCGGCGCGCTGACGATGGTGATTGCCAATGGCATGGCCGATGCGCTGCTCGAAGCGCGCGGACCGTACGACCTTTTCATCGCCAATATCCTCGCCGGGCCATTGGTCGAACTCGCACCCGAGTTCGCCGCAGCGATGACACCGGGTGCGAACCTCTTGCTGGCGGGCCTGCTGGAAACCCAAGAGCCCCAGGTGCGTCAAGCCTATCGCGCGCTCGGCTTCCGGCTCGCCCGGCGGCTGGTGAACGGCGACTGGTCGATCCTCTGGCTGCGCAAGAGCCGGGTGCGGTGA
- a CDS encoding DUF2459 domain-containing protein: MTRPLRWLAWLLGVPLTLTILFLLGTWIGSSIPRNGDWAEPTQGVEILIETNGIHTGIVMPLVTPQKDWRSAFPAADLGNPYRPYTHVSVSWGEREVFLNTPTWADLTLGTAIGAAFGGDGLLHAAHYVRPAPSADIRPLRITETQYARLVAEIERQVLPPDQRKLHAGYAPYDVFYDAPGTYHLGNTCNQWTSDTLAAAGIRTGWWTPLPGGVMKWVPQL, from the coding sequence GTGACACGCCCGCTGCGCTGGCTCGCGTGGCTGCTGGGCGTGCCGCTGACGCTCACGATACTCTTTCTGCTCGGCACTTGGATCGGCAGTTCGATCCCGCGCAACGGCGACTGGGCCGAGCCTACCCAAGGCGTCGAGATCCTCATCGAGACCAACGGCATCCACACCGGGATCGTGATGCCGCTGGTCACGCCGCAGAAGGACTGGCGCAGCGCTTTCCCGGCAGCGGACCTCGGGAACCCGTACCGCCCCTATACCCATGTCTCTGTCAGCTGGGGCGAACGAGAGGTCTTCCTCAATACGCCGACCTGGGCGGACCTCACCTTGGGCACGGCGATCGGCGCAGCCTTCGGCGGCGATGGCCTGCTCCACGCCGCGCATTATGTCCGCCCGGCACCGTCCGCCGACATCCGCCCGCTGCGTATCACGGAAACGCAGTATGCCCGCCTCGTCGCTGAGATCGAGCGACAGGTCCTGCCGCCCGACCAGCGTAAACTACATGCAGGCTATGCCCCCTACGACGTCTTCTACGACGCGCCCGGCACCTATCACCTCGGCAATACCTGCAACCAGTGGACCAGCGACACGCTGGCCGCCGCGGGTATCAGGACGGGCTGGTGGACGCCCTTGCCGGGCGGCGTGATGAAATGGGTGCCGCAGCTTTAG
- a CDS encoding serine hydrolase has translation MTSYFRFVFLLLPVLALAIFVTWLPRAQQGKNAPIVAQEESEEQPRSIAQIELELELEEIAERFPGEVGIAVYDIAADRMASANGEAMLPQQSVSKLWVTMTALAHADERDLDLGERVVIRREDLTLFHQPIRDIVRTQGMFSSDYAELIDRALTRSDNTANDRILRRVGGPEEVEEFLEDRDIEGVRFGLDERNKQSAIAGLTWNQSYSYGNSFYEARDEVPDAVRRSAFESYLADPIDGATAEGIALALGRLVRGELLSSVSTEYLLQILGETRSGPNRLKGGLPPGWTIAHKTGTGQFFDGEQSGYNDVGVVTSDGGNQYGVAVLIARTRASYAARMGMMHEVVRAIEAYENREYAQGANAA, from the coding sequence GTGACCAGCTATTTCCGTTTCGTTTTCCTACTCTTGCCTGTGCTTGCCCTCGCGATTTTCGTGACATGGCTGCCGCGCGCGCAGCAGGGGAAGAACGCGCCTATTGTCGCACAGGAAGAGAGCGAGGAGCAGCCGCGCTCCATCGCGCAGATCGAGCTCGAACTGGAACTGGAAGAGATCGCCGAACGCTTCCCGGGCGAGGTCGGCATCGCGGTCTACGACATCGCGGCGGACCGGATGGCGTCTGCCAATGGCGAGGCGATGCTGCCGCAGCAGAGCGTCAGCAAGCTGTGGGTGACGATGACTGCTCTCGCCCATGCGGACGAGCGCGACCTGGACCTTGGCGAGCGGGTGGTGATCCGGCGCGAAGACCTCACCCTGTTCCACCAGCCGATCCGCGACATCGTGCGCACGCAGGGCATGTTCAGTTCGGACTATGCCGAGTTGATCGATCGTGCCCTGACCCGCAGCGACAACACGGCCAACGATCGGATTCTGCGCCGAGTGGGCGGGCCGGAAGAGGTCGAGGAGTTTCTCGAGGATCGCGACATCGAAGGCGTTCGCTTCGGGCTCGATGAACGTAACAAGCAGAGCGCTATCGCGGGGCTGACGTGGAACCAGTCCTACAGCTATGGCAACAGCTTCTACGAAGCGCGTGACGAAGTGCCCGATGCGGTTCGCAGGAGCGCGTTCGAAAGCTATCTTGCCGATCCGATCGACGGGGCGACGGCCGAGGGTATCGCGCTGGCCTTGGGCCGCCTTGTGCGCGGCGAACTGCTCTCGTCGGTGTCGACCGAATACCTGCTGCAAATCCTCGGCGAGACGCGCAGCGGGCCGAACCGGCTGAAGGGCGGCCTGCCACCGGGCTGGACGATCGCGCACAAGACCGGCACCGGCCAGTTCTTCGATGGCGAGCAATCGGGCTATAACGATGTCGGCGTCGTAACCTCCGATGGCGGCAACCAGTATGGCGTTGCCGTGCTCATCGCCCGGACCCGCGCATCCTATGCGGCGCGCATGGGCATGATGCACGAGGTCGTGCGGGCGATCGAGGCTTATGAAAACCGCGAATACGCGCAGGGCGCCAACGCCGCCTAA
- a CDS encoding FAD-binding protein, with protein sequence MFEEIRRGRKQRKLDRQAGEEGTRRIASWIHVYRGDAEARIPHDEAKLCADMAKGCYSCVGKSHSYNGVQIVPGINAMMMEEGGLDRMDYDPATGIATVGASVTVERFKRFLIKHDRRLINSGNYMKQTVVGALATGTHGFGDRGVMADAVTALTFLDDSGKRVRLTRADPDFAYVALSFGTIAPIVELELETAPVEAFISTSHINRLSKLRELQQGTIASNWVVLPYSNPDDPVMMLATLSPCQTTARVEKVREGGGFLAPIARWIIKRYQKLDRFLPALRRPLQRLLDRLDLVQRDQIQTDPYDLDYLYDPKPGLASERAPDILRGCFSTTYTGYNLAFFVPLEKGPAVVKFIMREADGLRDLGFFLKGVISVRELPGTSDLVFAANHDGPVAAIDLFADPRDYAWLERLQRMVLQYEPETRPHFGKSALIPGFRNSLGENNLDRLMAIHRKHYPNGKLMFSERVRAFLQTGKPLPGEAVADAKLA encoded by the coding sequence ATGTTCGAGGAAATTCGGCGCGGGCGGAAGCAGCGCAAGCTCGACCGGCAGGCGGGTGAAGAGGGCACACGGCGCATCGCGTCGTGGATCCACGTCTATCGCGGCGATGCCGAGGCGCGCATCCCGCATGACGAGGCCAAGCTGTGCGCGGACATGGCGAAAGGCTGCTATAGCTGCGTCGGCAAGTCGCACTCCTATAACGGCGTCCAGATCGTGCCCGGTATCAACGCTATGATGATGGAGGAGGGCGGTCTCGACCGGATGGATTACGATCCGGCAACCGGCATCGCGACGGTCGGCGCGTCGGTCACGGTCGAGCGGTTCAAGCGGTTCCTGATCAAGCACGACCGCCGCCTGATCAACTCGGGCAATTACATGAAACAGACGGTGGTGGGCGCGCTCGCGACCGGGACGCATGGCTTCGGCGACCGAGGGGTGATGGCCGATGCCGTTACCGCGCTGACGTTCCTCGACGATAGCGGAAAGCGCGTCCGCCTGACACGCGCCGATCCCGACTTTGCCTATGTCGCCCTGTCGTTCGGCACGATTGCGCCCATCGTCGAACTGGAGCTGGAGACGGCACCGGTCGAGGCGTTCATCTCGACAAGCCATATCAACCGCCTGTCGAAACTGCGCGAATTGCAGCAAGGCACCATCGCGTCGAACTGGGTGGTCCTCCCCTATTCCAATCCGGACGATCCGGTGATGATGCTGGCTACCCTCTCGCCCTGCCAGACGACAGCGCGGGTGGAGAAGGTGCGAGAGGGCGGGGGTTTCCTCGCGCCAATCGCGCGCTGGATCATCAAGCGGTACCAGAAGCTCGACCGCTTCCTGCCGGCGCTGCGCCGACCGCTGCAGCGCTTGCTCGACAGGCTCGATCTCGTCCAGCGTGACCAGATCCAGACCGATCCTTACGACCTCGACTATCTCTACGATCCCAAGCCCGGCCTCGCCAGCGAGCGCGCGCCCGATATCCTGCGCGGCTGTTTCTCGACGACTTACACCGGATACAATCTCGCGTTCTTCGTGCCGCTGGAAAAAGGCCCGGCGGTGGTCAAGTTCATCATGCGCGAGGCCGACGGCTTGCGCGATCTCGGCTTCTTCCTGAAGGGCGTCATCAGCGTACGCGAATTGCCGGGGACATCCGACCTCGTCTTCGCCGCCAATCACGACGGGCCGGTTGCAGCCATCGACCTGTTCGCCGATCCGCGCGATTACGCTTGGCTGGAGAGGTTGCAGCGAATGGTTCTGCAATACGAGCCGGAAACCCGTCCGCATTTCGGCAAGAGCGCGCTGATCCCGGGTTTTCGGAATTCGCTCGGTGAGAACAATCTCGACCGGCTCATGGCGATCCACCGGAAGCATTATCCGAACGGGAAGCTGATGTTCAGTGAACGGGTGCGGGCCTTCCTGCAGACCGGCAAACCGCTACCGGGCGAGGCCGTGGCGGACGCGAAGCTCGCCTGA